A region from the Pelodiscus sinensis isolate JC-2024 chromosome 11, ASM4963464v1, whole genome shotgun sequence genome encodes:
- the RIN1 gene encoding ras and Rab interactor 1 isoform X1 — MEPPDQPHGPASPLRLARDPVYDVPAPHVCPQPRPARGAPTSVSLRDRLLLTQPVWLQLSLNSATALHILQREPPGTFLVRRSNTRQRRALCLRLLDDLAPAFVASYSLQEGPAGVSLEGSSRSFPDLLHLVASYCQRREVLPVALRLPQPIQQAVSHKELESISHLGLEFWSSSLNAKDSPELPEPQFSEDAAAGQLGTIPTRSPRELDCGLGNGALGFLNPLFQGKDGGSRRDDFKRSIKVRVSTETSSPLSPPPKPPPPIPANQAGTPPTPRREPGQCSPLCTSGYRVPQRAGEPLTAEPARHSLPSLQELDSGSPSGSESEGGGGPRAPSPPAQRRPRAPLRSMSDAVLAVLAPEKQLARAVEGLARDRSTRLGASIQDFLTLVRGGKGERSSHELLSPVRAFLTRTKTQMLQSPALELPSPTLLPDHRLDAVLERALHRCVLKPLKPVLASRLRGLHVADGSLGQLRENLRLVRERGPGAFPARATLPGPPDTQRARHKLLRLLRAYSPCTQPGSLPDPPDVPAASLPAPTPHSHVPLPSDGSYGADEFLPVLSFILAQCDLPQLLMEAEYMMELMEPSQLLGEGGYYLTTLQASLALLGSFHEEKSRQLRPDVQRVLSWRHQHPTGQLPGDPCWDPRPEKIQAPCSGHHSIMPALGHQEMAERLGEHPSDSSLPLYSEGQERPAQHHHPGEMGPGPGPPRRLLRKGAVDLEEPLGSRIPGSVPSQGEDQGLIG; from the exons ATGGAGCCCCCGGACCAGCCGCACGG ccctgcctccccgcTCCGCCTGGCGCGTGACCCCGTGTACGATGTCCCGGCGCCGCacgtctgcccccagcccaggcccGCACGGGGGGCTCCGACCAGCGTCAGCCTCCGGGATCGTCTGCTCCTCACCCAGCCCGTCTGGCTGCAGCTGAGCCTCAACTCCGCCACTGCCCTGCACATCCTGCAGCGGGAGCCGcccggg ACGTTCCTGGTGCGCCGATCAAACACACGCCAACGCCGGGCCCTCTGCTTGCGCCTCCTAGATGACCTGGCACCGGCCTTTGTCGCCAGCTACAGCCTGCAGGAAGGACCAGCCG GAGTCTCCCTGGAGGGCTCATCCCGGAGCTTCCCAGACCTGCTGCATCTGGTAGCCTCCTACTGCCAGAGACG GGAGGTTCTCCCTGTGGCCCTGCGCCTGCCCCAGCCCATCCAGCAGGCGGTGTCACACAAGGAACTGGAGTCCATTTCCCACCTGGGGCTTG AGTTCTGGAGCTCTTCTCTCAATGCCAAGGACTCCCCGGAATTGCCTGAGCCCCAATTCAGTGAGGACGCTGCCGCCGGCCAGCTGGGCAcgatccccacgcggagcccaaGGGAGCTGGACTGTGGCCTGGGCAACGGGGCACTGGGCTTCCTGAACCCCCTGTTCCAGGGCAAGGACGGTGGCTCACGGCGGGATGACTTCAAGCGCAGCATTAAAGTGCGAGTGTCCACTGagacctccagccccctctcaccgCCCCCCAAGCCACCGCCTCCCATCCCTGCTAACCAGGCAGGGACGCCCCCCACTCCACGCCGGGAACCGGGCCAGTGCTCACCACTCTGCACATCGGGATATCGGGTGCCCCAGCGGGCTGGGGAGCCCCTTACTGCTGAGCCAGCCAGGCACAGCCTCCCATCCCTGCAGGAACTGGACAGCGGGTCCCCCAGTGGCTCAGAGAGCGAGGGAGGTGGGGGTCCGCGGGCCCCCTCGCCTCCTGCCCAGCGCCGTCCCCGTGCCCCCCTGCGCTCCATGAGTGACGCTGTCTTGGCCGTGCTGGCCCCTGAGAAGCAGCTGGCACGGGCCGTGGAGGGGCTGGCGCGGGACCGGAGcaccaggctgggagccagcatccAGGATTTCCTGACCCTAGTGAGGGGTGGCAAAGGGGAGCGATCCAGCCATGAGCTCCTGAGCCCCGTCCGAGCCTTCCTCACTCGCACCAAGACCCAGatgctgcagagcccagccctggagctgcccAGCCCCACGCTACTGCCTGACCACAGACTgg atgctgtgctggagcgaGCCCTACATCGTTGTGTGCTGAAACCCCTAAAGCCAGTGCTGGCATCACGGCTGCGTGGCCTACACGTGGCAGACGGGTCTCTGGGCCAGCTCCGGGAGAACCTGCGGCTGGTGAGGGAGCGGGGCCCTGGCGCCTTCCCAGCACGGGCGACGTTGCCTGGCCCCCCTGACACCCAGCGGGCCCGACACAAACTGCTGCGGCTGCTGCGCGCCTATTCGCCCTGCACCCAG CCAGGATCCCTCCCTGATCCCCCCGATGTTCCTGCTGCGTCCCTGCCAGCACCTACCCCCCACTCACATGTCCCACTTCCCTCAGATGGGAGCTATGGGGCAGACGAGTTCCTGCCAGTTCTGAGCTTCATCCTGGCTCAGTGCGACCTTCCCCAGCTGCTCATGGAGGCTGAATACATGATGGAGCTGATGGagcccagccagctcctgggggAAG GTGGCTATTACCTGACCACTCTCCAGGCCAGCTTGGCCCTGCTGGGGAGTTTCCATGAAGAGAAGTCGAGGCAGCTGCGCCCTGATGTCCAGAGAGTCCTGAGCTGGCGGCACCAGCACCCCACAGGACAGCTCCCTGGAGACCCGTGCTGG GATCCACGGCCTGAGAAGATCCAGGCCCCCTGCAGTGGGCACCACTCCATCATGCCTGCCCTGGGACACCAGGAGATGGCAGAGCGGCTAGGAGAGCACCCCTCAGACAGCAGTCTCCCTCTGTACTCCGAGGGACAGGAGCGCCCGGCTCAGCACCACCATCCTGGGGAGATGGGGCCTGGGCCAGGACCCCCACGCAGGCTGCTCCGCAAAGGAGCTGTTGACCTGGAAGAACCCCTCGGATCCAGGATACCGGGTTCTGTCCCATCTCAAGGAGAGGATCAGGGTCTAataggttag
- the RIN1 gene encoding ras and Rab interactor 1 isoform X2, translating to MEPPDQPHGPASPLRLARDPVYDVPAPHVCPQPRPARGAPTSVSLRDRLLLTQPVWLQLSLNSATALHILQREPPGTFLVRRSNTRQRRALCLRLLDDLAPAFVASYSLQEGPAGVSLEGSSRSFPDLLHLVASYCQRREVLPVALRLPQPIQQAVSHKELESISHLGLEFWSSSLNAKDSPELPEPQFSEDAAAGQLGTIPTRSPRELDCGLGNGALGFLNPLFQGKDGGSRRDDFKRSIKVRVSTETSSPLSPPPKPPPPIPANQAGTPPTPRREPGQCSPLCTSGYRVPQRAGEPLTAEPARHSLPSLQELDSGSPSGSESEGGGGPRAPSPPAQRRPRAPLRSMSDAVLAVLAPEKQLARAVEGLARDRSTRLGASIQDFLTLVRGGKGERSSHELLSPVRAFLTRTKTQMLQSPALELPSPTLLPDHRLDAVLERALHRCVLKPLKPVLASRLRGLHVADGSLGQLRENLRLVRERGPGAFPARATLPGPPDTQRARHKLLRLLRAYSPCTQVTLLLQACKGVYRAMGAAPDGSYGADEFLPVLSFILAQCDLPQLLMEAEYMMELMEPSQLLGEGGYYLTTLQASLALLGSFHEEKSRQLRPDVQRVLSWRHQHPTGQLPGDPCWDPRPEKIQAPCSGHHSIMPALGHQEMAERLGEHPSDSSLPLYSEGQERPAQHHHPGEMGPGPGPPRRLLRKGAVDLEEPLGSRIPGSVPSQGEDQGLIG from the exons ATGGAGCCCCCGGACCAGCCGCACGG ccctgcctccccgcTCCGCCTGGCGCGTGACCCCGTGTACGATGTCCCGGCGCCGCacgtctgcccccagcccaggcccGCACGGGGGGCTCCGACCAGCGTCAGCCTCCGGGATCGTCTGCTCCTCACCCAGCCCGTCTGGCTGCAGCTGAGCCTCAACTCCGCCACTGCCCTGCACATCCTGCAGCGGGAGCCGcccggg ACGTTCCTGGTGCGCCGATCAAACACACGCCAACGCCGGGCCCTCTGCTTGCGCCTCCTAGATGACCTGGCACCGGCCTTTGTCGCCAGCTACAGCCTGCAGGAAGGACCAGCCG GAGTCTCCCTGGAGGGCTCATCCCGGAGCTTCCCAGACCTGCTGCATCTGGTAGCCTCCTACTGCCAGAGACG GGAGGTTCTCCCTGTGGCCCTGCGCCTGCCCCAGCCCATCCAGCAGGCGGTGTCACACAAGGAACTGGAGTCCATTTCCCACCTGGGGCTTG AGTTCTGGAGCTCTTCTCTCAATGCCAAGGACTCCCCGGAATTGCCTGAGCCCCAATTCAGTGAGGACGCTGCCGCCGGCCAGCTGGGCAcgatccccacgcggagcccaaGGGAGCTGGACTGTGGCCTGGGCAACGGGGCACTGGGCTTCCTGAACCCCCTGTTCCAGGGCAAGGACGGTGGCTCACGGCGGGATGACTTCAAGCGCAGCATTAAAGTGCGAGTGTCCACTGagacctccagccccctctcaccgCCCCCCAAGCCACCGCCTCCCATCCCTGCTAACCAGGCAGGGACGCCCCCCACTCCACGCCGGGAACCGGGCCAGTGCTCACCACTCTGCACATCGGGATATCGGGTGCCCCAGCGGGCTGGGGAGCCCCTTACTGCTGAGCCAGCCAGGCACAGCCTCCCATCCCTGCAGGAACTGGACAGCGGGTCCCCCAGTGGCTCAGAGAGCGAGGGAGGTGGGGGTCCGCGGGCCCCCTCGCCTCCTGCCCAGCGCCGTCCCCGTGCCCCCCTGCGCTCCATGAGTGACGCTGTCTTGGCCGTGCTGGCCCCTGAGAAGCAGCTGGCACGGGCCGTGGAGGGGCTGGCGCGGGACCGGAGcaccaggctgggagccagcatccAGGATTTCCTGACCCTAGTGAGGGGTGGCAAAGGGGAGCGATCCAGCCATGAGCTCCTGAGCCCCGTCCGAGCCTTCCTCACTCGCACCAAGACCCAGatgctgcagagcccagccctggagctgcccAGCCCCACGCTACTGCCTGACCACAGACTgg atgctgtgctggagcgaGCCCTACATCGTTGTGTGCTGAAACCCCTAAAGCCAGTGCTGGCATCACGGCTGCGTGGCCTACACGTGGCAGACGGGTCTCTGGGCCAGCTCCGGGAGAACCTGCGGCTGGTGAGGGAGCGGGGCCCTGGCGCCTTCCCAGCACGGGCGACGTTGCCTGGCCCCCCTGACACCCAGCGGGCCCGACACAAACTGCTGCGGCTGCTGCGCGCCTATTCGCCCTGCACCCAGGTGACACTGCTGCTGCAGGCCTGCAAAGGCGTCTACCGAGCCATGGGGGCAGCCCCGG ATGGGAGCTATGGGGCAGACGAGTTCCTGCCAGTTCTGAGCTTCATCCTGGCTCAGTGCGACCTTCCCCAGCTGCTCATGGAGGCTGAATACATGATGGAGCTGATGGagcccagccagctcctgggggAAG GTGGCTATTACCTGACCACTCTCCAGGCCAGCTTGGCCCTGCTGGGGAGTTTCCATGAAGAGAAGTCGAGGCAGCTGCGCCCTGATGTCCAGAGAGTCCTGAGCTGGCGGCACCAGCACCCCACAGGACAGCTCCCTGGAGACCCGTGCTGG GATCCACGGCCTGAGAAGATCCAGGCCCCCTGCAGTGGGCACCACTCCATCATGCCTGCCCTGGGACACCAGGAGATGGCAGAGCGGCTAGGAGAGCACCCCTCAGACAGCAGTCTCCCTCTGTACTCCGAGGGACAGGAGCGCCCGGCTCAGCACCACCATCCTGGGGAGATGGGGCCTGGGCCAGGACCCCCACGCAGGCTGCTCCGCAAAGGAGCTGTTGACCTGGAAGAACCCCTCGGATCCAGGATACCGGGTTCTGTCCCATCTCAAGGAGAGGATCAGGGTCTAataggttag